One window from the genome of Fulvivirga lutea encodes:
- a CDS encoding ABC transporter substrate-binding protein: protein MNKLVLLILLILTASCSQTEQKKETKEIYASKSLELSYATGFDVEYYEGYKKVIVQKPFMNADNGLEYILSDDPESLPQELQSLKIIKTPIQSIVCTSTTHIPFLDYLGETNSLVGFPTTDYISSEKMRERIENGQVTELGVDKEMNIERLVELNPDMVMGYSINGDLGQFDKISQLGISTVMNAEYLEEHPLGRSEWIKFVAAFYNKEDRADSVFKVIEENYRNYQKIVARQNQRPTVLSGIVYGDTWYLPGGDNYAAKLIEDAGGDYLWSSDSTRGFLELSFESVYEKANEATFWIGVASFETLESIKKADVRYANFSAFKTGEVYTNNWRKGAKGGSEFLELGYLRPDLILADLIKIFHPEVLPEHELYFHKRLE from the coding sequence ATGAACAAATTAGTTTTATTAATACTATTAATTCTAACAGCTTCCTGCTCACAAACAGAGCAAAAAAAGGAGACAAAAGAGATTTATGCTTCTAAAAGCCTGGAACTTAGCTATGCAACAGGATTTGATGTAGAATACTACGAAGGATATAAAAAAGTGATTGTTCAAAAACCTTTTATGAATGCCGATAACGGACTAGAGTATATTTTATCTGATGATCCTGAATCGCTTCCGCAAGAATTGCAATCACTTAAAATTATCAAAACACCAATCCAATCCATTGTTTGTACCTCCACCACCCACATTCCTTTTTTAGATTACCTGGGTGAAACAAATTCATTAGTGGGTTTTCCTACTACCGATTACATCAGCTCAGAGAAAATGCGTGAAAGAATTGAAAATGGTCAAGTAACAGAATTGGGGGTTGATAAAGAAATGAATATTGAACGTTTGGTAGAACTCAATCCCGATATGGTAATGGGCTATTCGATCAATGGTGATTTAGGTCAATTTGACAAGATAAGTCAACTAGGAATCTCTACAGTAATGAATGCCGAGTACCTTGAAGAACATCCTTTAGGAAGATCTGAATGGATAAAGTTTGTAGCTGCTTTTTACAACAAAGAGGATAGGGCCGACTCCGTTTTCAAGGTTATAGAAGAAAATTATCGTAATTATCAAAAGATAGTTGCTCGGCAAAACCAAAGGCCCACCGTATTATCAGGAATAGTGTATGGCGACACATGGTATTTACCCGGAGGTGATAATTATGCTGCTAAATTAATTGAAGATGCAGGTGGTGATTATCTGTGGTCTTCCGATTCTACCAGAGGATTTTTAGAGTTAAGTTTTGAATCCGTTTACGAAAAGGCGAATGAAGCCACCTTTTGGATTGGCGTTGCAAGTTTTGAAACACTTGAGTCAATTAAAAAAGCCGATGTTCGTTACGCTAATTTTTCAGCTTTTAAAACTGGAGAAGTTTATACAAACAATTGGCGCAAAGGTGCTAAAGGTGGTAGTGAGTTTTTGGAATTGGGTTATTTAAGACCTGATTTGATTCTGGCAGATTTGATAAAGATTTTTCACCCGGAAGTATTACCTGAGCATGAATTGTATTTTCATAAAAGGTTGGAGTGA
- a CDS encoding iron ABC transporter permease, with translation MKQNYTYKLIVWLPATILVLLLINISLGSISIPFSDIISLLTGGESTKESWSNILFNFRLPKALAAIIVGIGLSVSGLQMQTLFRNPLAGPFVLGLSSGASLGVALLLLTGVSVSTLGLFDLTGWVVVIAASLGSGLVLLLVMAVSLRVRDSMTLLIIGLMFGSLTGAVVSILQYFSTGEEVQVYLFWTFGSLGGLSWSEVSILSVIVAIGIIISILLVKPLNALLLSENYAKSMGLNVKKARILIILGTSLLAGSITAFCGPIAFIGLAVPHLTRLLFSTADHKILLPAVAMTGAIIMLICDMVSQVPGSDMILPINAITSLLGAPVVIWIILRRGSMRNSFAN, from the coding sequence ATGAAGCAAAATTATACATACAAATTAATCGTTTGGCTACCCGCTACAATTCTTGTATTGCTATTAATCAACATATCCTTAGGTAGTATTTCCATTCCTTTCTCTGATATTATCTCTTTGCTAACAGGAGGGGAATCCACCAAAGAAAGCTGGTCAAATATTCTATTCAATTTTCGCTTGCCAAAGGCACTTGCCGCCATTATTGTAGGTATCGGGCTTTCTGTTTCAGGACTGCAAATGCAGACTTTATTTAGAAACCCTCTAGCGGGTCCATTTGTACTTGGTTTAAGCTCAGGCGCCAGTTTAGGTGTTGCCTTGCTACTACTTACCGGAGTGAGCGTGAGTACCTTAGGGTTGTTTGATTTAACCGGTTGGGTGGTTGTTATAGCAGCAAGTTTAGGCTCTGGCCTGGTACTACTATTAGTGATGGCAGTCTCGCTCAGAGTTAGAGATAGTATGACATTATTAATCATCGGGCTCATGTTTGGCAGTCTCACAGGTGCTGTGGTGAGTATTCTTCAGTACTTCTCAACGGGTGAAGAAGTGCAGGTGTATTTGTTTTGGACGTTTGGCAGCCTGGGCGGATTGAGCTGGAGTGAGGTGAGCATACTCTCTGTGATCGTAGCAATTGGCATCATCATATCAATACTTCTGGTAAAGCCTTTAAATGCCTTGCTTCTTAGTGAAAATTATGCCAAAAGCATGGGACTAAATGTTAAAAAAGCGCGAATCCTAATTATTTTAGGAACGAGTTTACTGGCCGGCAGCATCACCGCCTTTTGTGGACCCATCGCGTTTATTGGGCTTGCAGTGCCTCACCTTACCAGACTATTATTCAGTACTGCAGATCATAAAATATTATTACCCGCAGTAGCAATGACAGGTGCCATAATCATGCTCATCTGCGACATGGTGAGCCAGGTTCCGGGCAGTGACATGATTTTACCAATCAATGCAATTACCTCATTGTTAGGTGCACCTGTGGTAATATGGATTATTTTACGAAGAGGCTCAATGCGTAATTCTTTTGCCAATTGA
- a CDS encoding ABC transporter ATP-binding protein encodes MIANKTILSLENLEVGYKVNKKELSILSNINLQLHQGELVCFMGPNGVGKSTLIRTICGAQKALSGSVIIDSENLNNLTANDLAQTISVVLTDKVSSGNMSVKDLVSLGRYPYVGWNIKFSSKDVEQIDRAIELTKIESLVSKKLYELSDGQLQKVMIARAVCQDTPIMILDEPTAHLDLNNRVEVINMLSDLAKSTNKAILMATHELDLALQSADRIWLAGANTPIIDGFPEDLVLNGKIDSVFELKGFDLKTGRLEKNLGTGKVQLAGEGHTYLWTKNALERHGYDVVEKAEIQIEIKEDVELRWHVKNKGEHIVNTLENLIKIIS; translated from the coding sequence TTGATAGCGAATAAAACCATATTATCACTCGAAAATCTGGAGGTTGGCTATAAGGTTAATAAAAAAGAACTTTCAATCTTATCTAATATTAACCTTCAGCTGCATCAAGGTGAGTTGGTTTGCTTTATGGGACCAAACGGAGTTGGAAAATCTACCTTAATAAGAACCATCTGTGGTGCACAAAAAGCTCTTAGCGGATCAGTAATTATTGACTCTGAAAATCTAAACAATCTTACAGCAAACGACTTGGCCCAAACAATTAGCGTAGTTCTCACTGACAAAGTAAGTAGTGGTAACATGAGCGTTAAGGATCTCGTTAGCCTGGGCCGTTACCCTTATGTTGGCTGGAATATTAAATTTTCTTCGAAAGATGTTGAACAAATAGACAGGGCCATTGAATTAACGAAGATCGAATCTTTAGTAAGCAAAAAGTTATATGAATTGAGTGATGGTCAGTTGCAAAAAGTGATGATTGCGAGAGCAGTTTGTCAGGATACTCCTATCATGATTTTGGATGAACCAACTGCACATTTGGACCTCAATAATCGTGTGGAAGTAATTAATATGCTAAGTGATTTGGCAAAGTCAACGAACAAGGCAATACTCATGGCTACCCATGAATTGGATTTGGCTTTACAATCGGCAGATCGTATTTGGCTGGCTGGTGCAAACACTCCAATTATTGACGGATTCCCTGAAGACTTAGTTTTGAACGGTAAAATAGATAGTGTTTTTGAATTAAAAGGTTTCGACCTAAAAACCGGAAGGCTAGAAAAAAATCTCGGTACTGGCAAAGTACAACTAGCAGGTGAAGGTCATACTTATTTATGGACAAAAAATGCGCTTGAAAGACACGGGTACGATGTGGTTGAAAAAGCTGAAATTCAAATCGAAATAAAAGAAGATGTTGAACTTCGCTGGCATGTAAAAAACAAGGGTGAACACATAGTGAACACCCTTGAGAACCTGATAAAAATTATCAGTTGA
- a CDS encoding DUF547 domain-containing protein, with translation MKKLSFLSLVLLMSITSYGAGLPTFYTESNAFFNKYVHNGLVAYKSVKSNFSEIQSLYNEIGAMDLANASDKEKQAFYINAYNLIVIYQVAKYYPLKSPLDQSGFFDKVKHNVAGESITLNFLEIKKLLLTYKDPRFHFVLACAAKSCPPLASFAFTPDNLDSKLTERTKKAINDKNWLKVDASNKKVAISKIFEWYQKDFTMNGANSVVDFINKYRATPIPSSYSVSHYEYNWSLNEES, from the coding sequence ATGAAAAAGTTATCATTTTTATCTTTAGTGCTTTTGATGTCCATAACATCTTATGGTGCAGGCTTGCCAACATTCTACACAGAATCGAATGCATTTTTTAATAAATATGTGCATAATGGCTTGGTAGCCTATAAATCAGTTAAATCAAATTTTTCGGAGATTCAGAGTTTATATAATGAGATTGGTGCAATGGATCTTGCCAATGCTTCTGATAAAGAAAAGCAGGCATTTTACATTAATGCCTATAATTTGATTGTCATCTATCAGGTAGCGAAGTACTATCCACTTAAATCGCCATTAGACCAGAGTGGTTTTTTTGATAAAGTAAAGCATAATGTAGCAGGGGAGTCTATTACACTCAATTTTCTTGAGATTAAGAAACTCTTATTAACCTACAAAGACCCCAGATTTCATTTCGTATTAGCATGTGCGGCAAAGAGTTGTCCACCGCTGGCAAGCTTTGCGTTTACACCGGATAACCTAGATTCCAAATTAACAGAGAGAACAAAAAAAGCCATTAACGATAAAAATTGGTTAAAAGTAGATGCTTCCAACAAGAAGGTAGCTATTTCCAAAATCTTTGAATGGTATCAGAAAGATTTTACCATGAACGGAGCTAATTCAGTAGTAGATTTCATTAACAAGTACCGAGCTACTCCCATTCCATCAAGCTATTCGGTTTCTCATTATGAGTACAACTGGAGCTTAAATGAAGAAAGTTAA